From Actinoplanes oblitus, a single genomic window includes:
- a CDS encoding DNA polymerase IV, giving the protein MRGDPSILHVDLDAMFAAVEQRDKVSLRGKPVVVGGLAGRGVVATASYEARAFGVHSAMPMSQARRRSPPGTAYLTPRFPAYKRTSEVVMRLLGEVSPLVEQVSIDEAYVDLAVTGHDLSTAGVTELARQIKAEIAAATGGVTGSIGAASSKLLAKIGSDLHKPDGLTVVPAGQELAVLHPLPVSRLGGVGPATEQRLRRSGVRTVGDLARVPLDDLVDWFGTAHGQGLFRLARARDDRPVVSEREAKSVSAEETFDVDLTDPVRLNRELDLLAARVAGRLRAGGLTGRTVNIKVRHHDFTTVTRAVTRDQPTDDGRLVAQLARRLLAEVDTSSGIRLLGVGVSTLADFAQDDLFSGSFPELGGLFGGPVAPLTEFPVAEAPGAGVAVEVLPAAPPMAEEVAERRDVAAPVWRTGQDVRHDEHGVGWVWGSGLGLVTVRFEGPLTAPGPVRTFPVGDPLLHPADPPDWTGRGTPGR; this is encoded by the coding sequence GTGAGGGGGGATCCGAGCATTCTGCACGTGGACCTGGACGCGATGTTCGCCGCCGTCGAGCAGCGTGACAAGGTCTCCCTGCGCGGAAAACCCGTGGTGGTCGGCGGCCTGGCCGGCCGGGGCGTGGTCGCCACCGCTTCGTACGAGGCGCGGGCCTTCGGCGTGCACTCGGCGATGCCGATGTCCCAGGCGCGGCGCCGCTCGCCGCCCGGCACGGCCTACCTGACCCCGCGCTTCCCGGCGTACAAGCGGACCAGCGAGGTGGTGATGCGCCTGCTCGGCGAGGTGTCACCGCTGGTCGAGCAGGTGAGCATCGACGAGGCGTATGTCGACCTCGCGGTCACCGGGCACGACCTGAGCACCGCGGGCGTCACCGAGCTGGCCCGGCAGATCAAGGCGGAGATCGCCGCGGCCACCGGCGGGGTCACCGGCTCGATCGGCGCGGCCTCGTCCAAGCTGCTCGCCAAGATCGGCTCAGATCTGCACAAGCCGGACGGACTCACGGTGGTCCCGGCCGGCCAGGAGCTGGCCGTGCTGCATCCGCTCCCGGTGAGCCGGCTCGGCGGCGTCGGCCCGGCCACCGAGCAGCGGCTGCGCCGCTCCGGGGTGCGCACCGTCGGCGACCTGGCCCGGGTGCCGCTCGACGACCTGGTCGACTGGTTCGGCACGGCGCACGGGCAGGGGCTGTTCCGGCTGGCCCGGGCGCGCGACGACCGGCCGGTGGTGAGCGAGCGGGAGGCCAAGTCGGTGTCGGCGGAGGAGACGTTCGACGTCGACCTGACCGATCCGGTGCGGCTGAATCGGGAGCTGGACCTGCTGGCGGCGCGGGTGGCCGGGCGGCTGCGGGCCGGCGGGCTGACCGGGCGCACGGTGAACATCAAGGTGCGCCACCACGACTTCACCACGGTGACCCGGGCGGTCACCCGCGACCAGCCGACCGACGACGGGCGGCTGGTCGCGCAGCTGGCCCGGCGGCTGCTGGCCGAGGTCGACACGTCGAGTGGGATCCGGTTGCTGGGGGTGGGCGTGTCCACGCTCGCCGACTTCGCCCAGGACGACCTGTTCTCCGGGAGCTTCCCGGAGCTCGGCGGGCTCTTCGGCGGGCCGGTGGCGCCGCTAACCGAGTTCCCGGTCGCGGAGGCGCCGGGTGCCGGCGTGGCGGTCGAGGTGCTTCCGGCGGCACCGCCGATGGCCGAGGAGGTGGCGGAGCGTCGCGACGTCGCGGCGCCCGTGTGGCGGACGGGGCAGGACGTCCGGCACGACGAGCACGGGGTGGGCTGGGTCTGGGGGAGCGGGCTCGGGCTGGTGACGGTCCGGTTCGAGGGGCCGCTGACGGCACCGGGACCGGTGCGGACGTTTCCGGTGGGGGATCCGCTGCTGCACCCCGCCGACCCGCCGGACTGGACCGGGCGGGGGACGCCTGGTCGGTGA
- a CDS encoding helix-turn-helix domain-containing protein, whose translation MASPRRRDRARLPAAERRRQILDATTRLIAERGFWGLSMQDVADDCGLTVPGLLHHVGSKDNLLVAVLEHRDEQDHRSLEAELGMIGEQAGSGMSREQAGPGMSREQAGPGMSREQAGPGMSREQAGPGMIRAEVTERVSLPEICAALVRRNAGQPEIVRLFAVLEAESLAPDHPAHDYFKARQDSTLAQLTELAKELTPEPETLARQIMALMDGLQIQWLRDPARTDLTAAWSAAARTLFPAPE comes from the coding sequence ATGGCATCCCCGCGCCGCCGTGACCGGGCCCGGCTCCCGGCCGCCGAGCGCCGCCGGCAGATCCTCGACGCGACCACCCGGCTGATCGCCGAGCGCGGTTTCTGGGGCCTGTCGATGCAGGACGTCGCCGACGACTGCGGCCTGACCGTCCCGGGCCTGCTGCACCACGTCGGCTCGAAGGACAACCTGCTGGTCGCCGTGCTGGAGCACCGTGACGAGCAGGACCACCGCTCGCTCGAGGCCGAGCTGGGAATGATCGGCGAGCAGGCCGGGTCGGGGATGAGCCGTGAGCAGGCCGGGCCGGGGATGAGCCGCGAGCAGGCCGGCCCGGGGATGAGCCGCGAGCAGGCCGGCCCGGGGATGAGCCGTGAGCAGGCCGGCCCGGGGATGATCCGTGCGGAGGTGACCGAGCGGGTGTCGCTGCCGGAGATCTGCGCCGCCCTGGTCCGCCGCAACGCCGGGCAGCCGGAGATCGTCCGGCTCTTCGCCGTGCTGGAGGCGGAGTCGCTGGCCCCGGACCACCCCGCGCACGACTACTTCAAGGCGCGGCAGGACAGCACCCTCGCGCAGCTCACCGAGCTGGCCAAGGAGCTGACTCCGGAGCCGGAGACGCTGGCCCGGCAGATCATGGCGCTGATGGACGGGCTACAGATCCAGTGGCTGCGGGACCCGGCCCGGACCGACCTCACCGCCGCCTGGTCCGCCGCCGCCCGGACGCTGTTCCCCGCCCCGGAGTGA
- a CDS encoding NYN domain-containing protein — protein sequence MARVRAALYLDFDNVFSGLIKQDPDVAIQFAKDPASWLVRLTTALTVDGPRRWLILRCYMNPGGWVPNPDTEAAQPRLYYSQFRPFFVNAGFEVIDCPRLTHTKNAADIRMVVDAVDALADPVPYEEFVIGSGDSDMTPLLVRLRRADRRTTIVSPSDAAEAFTAVADRLITSQELLELVQGEPVESDDEAPVAARDPETPVSYEQFRDLVTWRYTAATGPLNLASLAHDLRRQLGPSVDETSWFGNGGFVRALESLSLPNATFSNHFVWDSARHEPPEAGLGTGPAPEPVGRLSALLSLPRLAKEMWPPVYQSLAEYAAGHHFNLTEATRWARDQLAAQGVDVSRSAIAFVTRGTAFGGAPLYRQPPPNATEIASAFADNVLSRAEAAAIALSDDEIAEVRSWLGAA from the coding sequence ATGGCCCGCGTACGCGCCGCACTCTACCTGGACTTCGACAACGTGTTCAGCGGACTGATCAAGCAGGATCCGGACGTGGCGATCCAGTTCGCCAAGGACCCGGCCTCGTGGTTGGTCCGGCTGACCACGGCGCTGACCGTCGACGGCCCGCGCCGCTGGCTGATCCTGCGCTGCTACATGAACCCGGGCGGCTGGGTGCCCAACCCGGACACCGAGGCCGCCCAGCCCCGGCTCTACTACTCGCAGTTCCGGCCGTTCTTCGTGAACGCCGGCTTCGAGGTGATCGACTGTCCGCGGCTGACCCATACCAAGAACGCCGCCGACATCCGGATGGTGGTCGACGCCGTCGACGCGCTCGCCGACCCGGTGCCCTACGAGGAGTTCGTCATCGGGTCCGGCGACTCGGACATGACGCCGCTGCTGGTCCGGCTGCGCCGGGCCGACCGGCGCACCACCATCGTGTCCCCGTCGGACGCGGCCGAGGCGTTCACCGCCGTCGCCGACCGGCTGATCACCAGCCAGGAGCTGCTGGAGCTGGTGCAGGGCGAGCCGGTGGAGAGCGACGACGAGGCGCCGGTGGCCGCCAGGGACCCGGAGACGCCGGTCTCCTACGAGCAGTTCCGGGACCTGGTGACCTGGCGCTACACCGCGGCGACCGGCCCGCTCAACCTGGCCTCGCTCGCCCACGACCTGCGCCGGCAGCTCGGCCCGAGCGTGGACGAGACGAGCTGGTTCGGCAACGGCGGGTTCGTCCGCGCGCTGGAGAGCCTGAGCCTGCCGAACGCGACGTTCTCCAACCACTTCGTCTGGGACTCGGCCCGGCACGAGCCACCCGAGGCCGGGCTCGGCACCGGTCCCGCGCCGGAGCCGGTCGGCCGCCTGTCCGCCCTGCTCAGCCTGCCCCGGCTGGCCAAGGAGATGTGGCCGCCGGTCTACCAGTCGCTCGCCGAGTACGCGGCCGGGCACCACTTCAACCTGACCGAGGCGACCCGCTGGGCCCGCGACCAGCTGGCCGCGCAGGGCGTCGACGTGAGCCGCAGCGCCATCGCCTTCGTCACCCGGGGCACCGCGTTCGGCGGCGCGCCGCTGTACCGCCAGCCCCCGCCGAACGCCACCGAGATCGCCTCGGCCTTCGCCGACAACGTGCTCAGCCGTGCCGAGGCGGCCGCCATCGCCCTCAGCGACGACGAGATCGCCGAGGTCCGCTCCTGGCTGGGCGCCGCCTGA
- a CDS encoding sigma-70 family RNA polymerase sigma factor, with protein sequence MTESRTAVRREGADLVRDAQRGDVAALDQLVTGHLSLIYNVVGRALDGHPDVDDIVQETMLKAIRGLGALRQADRFRSWLIAIAYREVQLHLRSRKMTVLRQHPEPVDVADPVGDFAERTTAELVAGEQRRELAEAGRWLEETDRELLALWWQEASGQLTRAELAATLGVKPKHAAVRVQRMKAQVDLARGVVRALRAKPLCPDLSHLIRPWDGAADSVWRKRLARHVRDCARCAVRQGGLIPPEQLLLGMAALPVPLGLTAALQAAIHSGSAAPAVVTAAKGTALLAFAQHKALTVAAVTAVAVGGGFAYAVHHSPAGPESSLAVPAPAVSVTTTAAPKATTTTTTPSPKITFRADIHVAPGGSDSADGTAEHPYASVAKAVTVVRPGQTIALRGGTYRPKRPVSITTSGTAAKRITLTAYPGEHPVLDMSGIPADQYAITQRAGHWTVRDLEIKDAPSSGYVCSACVGTVFERLAVHGSGSAGLMLRDPGTSGNQILDSDFYDNRGSGVAVQFGDGGGNRLRGNRAFRNGGDGVNLGDFHSPVSVQYNWSFRNGANGFAVGGGTPSPAAAHTIRHNAAWHNDGHGFVDEGNTAALTLGNNTAYRNTGLGFAIGTAPATLRSNVAAGNTQGEQGLSAAAEATHNSWQETVPRFRSVDPGVAEGSRTAGGALPPTRFLATTTGTGAAMSGGA encoded by the coding sequence GTGACGGAGAGTCGGACAGCGGTCCGCCGGGAGGGCGCCGACCTGGTCCGCGACGCGCAGCGCGGTGACGTCGCCGCCCTGGACCAGCTGGTCACCGGGCACCTGTCGCTGATCTACAACGTCGTCGGGCGCGCCCTGGACGGTCACCCGGACGTCGACGACATCGTCCAGGAGACCATGCTGAAGGCCATCCGGGGTCTCGGCGCCCTGCGGCAGGCCGACCGGTTCCGATCGTGGCTGATCGCGATCGCCTACCGCGAGGTGCAGCTGCACCTGCGGTCCCGCAAGATGACCGTGCTGCGCCAGCACCCGGAGCCGGTGGACGTGGCCGACCCGGTCGGCGACTTCGCCGAGCGGACCACCGCCGAACTGGTGGCCGGCGAGCAGCGCCGGGAGCTGGCCGAGGCCGGGCGTTGGCTCGAGGAGACCGACCGGGAACTGCTGGCGCTCTGGTGGCAGGAGGCGTCCGGGCAGCTCACCCGGGCCGAGCTGGCCGCCACCCTGGGCGTCAAGCCGAAGCACGCGGCGGTCCGGGTGCAGCGGATGAAGGCCCAGGTCGACCTGGCCCGCGGGGTGGTCCGGGCGCTGCGCGCCAAGCCGCTCTGCCCGGACCTGTCGCACCTGATCCGGCCGTGGGACGGCGCCGCCGACTCGGTCTGGCGCAAGCGGCTGGCCCGGCATGTCCGGGACTGCGCGCGCTGCGCTGTCCGGCAGGGCGGGCTGATCCCGCCGGAGCAGCTGTTGCTCGGCATGGCGGCGCTGCCGGTCCCGCTCGGCCTGACCGCCGCGCTGCAGGCGGCGATCCACAGCGGCTCGGCCGCGCCGGCCGTGGTCACCGCCGCGAAGGGCACCGCACTGCTGGCGTTCGCGCAGCACAAGGCGCTGACCGTGGCGGCGGTGACGGCGGTGGCGGTGGGCGGCGGGTTCGCGTACGCGGTCCACCACTCCCCCGCCGGCCCGGAGAGCAGTCTCGCCGTCCCCGCACCGGCCGTCTCGGTCACCACCACGGCCGCGCCCAAGGCCACCACCACCACCACCACGCCATCACCGAAAATCACCTTCCGAGCCGACATCCATGTCGCACCGGGCGGCTCCGACAGTGCCGACGGCACCGCCGAACACCCCTACGCCTCCGTCGCCAAGGCGGTGACCGTGGTGCGGCCGGGCCAGACGATCGCCCTCCGAGGCGGCACCTACCGACCGAAGAGGCCGGTCTCCATCACCACGAGCGGCACCGCCGCGAAACGGATCACGCTGACCGCGTACCCCGGCGAGCACCCCGTCCTGGACATGTCCGGCATCCCCGCCGACCAGTACGCGATCACCCAGCGGGCCGGCCACTGGACCGTACGGGACCTGGAGATCAAGGACGCGCCCAGCTCCGGGTACGTCTGCTCGGCCTGCGTCGGCACGGTCTTCGAGCGCCTCGCCGTGCACGGCAGCGGCAGCGCCGGCCTGATGCTCCGCGACCCCGGGACCAGCGGGAACCAGATCCTGGACAGCGACTTCTACGACAACCGGGGCTCCGGTGTGGCGGTGCAGTTCGGCGACGGCGGCGGCAACCGGCTGCGCGGCAACCGGGCGTTCCGCAACGGCGGCGACGGCGTCAACCTCGGCGACTTCCACAGCCCGGTGAGCGTCCAGTACAACTGGTCGTTCCGCAACGGCGCGAACGGCTTCGCGGTCGGCGGCGGCACCCCGTCACCGGCCGCCGCCCACACGATCCGGCACAACGCGGCCTGGCACAACGACGGCCACGGCTTCGTCGACGAGGGCAACACCGCGGCGCTCACCCTCGGCAACAACACCGCGTACCGCAACACCGGGCTCGGCTTCGCGATCGGCACCGCCCCGGCCACCCTGCGCTCCAACGTCGCGGCCGGCAACACCCAGGGTGAGCAGGGCCTGTCGGCCGCCGCCGAGGCCACCCACAACTCCTGGCAGGAGACCGTGCCCCGGTTCCGGTCGGTCGATCCCGGGGTGGCCGAGGGCTCGCGTACGGCCGGCGGCGCCCTGCCACCGACCAGGTTCCTGGCCACCACCACCGGCACCGGCGCCGCCATGAGCGGCGGCGCCTGA
- a CDS encoding YccF domain-containing protein, with product MRFLLNVLWFLFGGGLVLAIGYGIAALLCFVLIVTIPFGVAAGRLALYSLWPFGRTVVSRPGAGVGSGLANILWVILFGWWIALAHLTAGIALCVTIIGIPFGIANFKLVPVAFWPLGREIVDAA from the coding sequence GTGCGCTTCCTCCTCAATGTCCTGTGGTTCCTCTTCGGCGGCGGGCTGGTGCTGGCGATCGGCTACGGCATCGCGGCTCTGCTCTGTTTCGTCCTGATCGTCACCATCCCGTTCGGCGTCGCGGCGGGCCGGCTGGCGCTCTACTCGCTCTGGCCGTTCGGCCGCACCGTGGTGTCCCGCCCGGGCGCCGGCGTCGGTTCCGGCCTGGCGAACATCCTCTGGGTGATCCTGTTCGGCTGGTGGATCGCGCTGGCGCACCTGACCGCCGGCATCGCGCTGTGCGTGACGATCATCGGCATCCCGTTCGGGATCGCGAACTTCAAGCTGGTCCCGGTGGCGTTCTGGCCGCTCGGGCGGGAGATCGTCGACGCGGCCTGA
- a CDS encoding alpha-hydroxy-acid oxidizing protein translates to MPDAGLVRQATIYRAGTLGRRPAVPTDFAELERRAKRASSAEAWAYVAGGAGEGRTMRRNRAAFDRWAIVPRMAAGAVDRDLSTEVLGTRLPSPLLLAPVGAGALMGRDSDIAIATGAAATGTPYVFSNQGCNPMEDCAAAMGDTPRWFQLYWSKDERLVDSLIARAEAIGAGALVVTLDTTVLGWRPQDLNLGSLPFAKGLGIAQYTSDPVFRAIAGERARQPRERPRVTLGAIRALLAMSRNHPGSFWDNLRSPIPRASVETFLDIYSNPGLSWEHLATLKRRTSLPVVLKGILTVEDARRALAIGVDALVVSNHGGRQVDNAVASLDALVEIRSALGPEPTLLLDSGVRTGADVFVALALGADAVLLGRPHLYGFALAGADGVAEVIRNVVAELDLTMALTGARDIAGITRELVRG, encoded by the coding sequence ATGCCGGACGCCGGACTGGTTCGCCAGGCCACCATCTACCGGGCCGGCACGCTGGGCCGCCGTCCGGCGGTGCCCACCGACTTCGCCGAGCTGGAGCGCCGGGCGAAACGCGCCAGCAGCGCCGAGGCCTGGGCATACGTGGCCGGTGGCGCGGGCGAGGGACGGACCATGCGGCGCAACCGGGCGGCGTTCGACAGGTGGGCGATAGTGCCCCGGATGGCGGCCGGCGCGGTCGACCGGGACCTGTCCACCGAGGTGCTCGGCACCCGGCTGCCCAGCCCGCTGCTGCTCGCCCCGGTCGGCGCCGGCGCGCTGATGGGCAGGGACTCGGACATCGCCATCGCCACCGGGGCGGCCGCGACCGGGACGCCGTACGTCTTCTCCAACCAGGGCTGCAACCCGATGGAGGACTGCGCGGCGGCGATGGGCGACACGCCGCGCTGGTTCCAGCTCTACTGGAGCAAGGACGAGCGGCTGGTGGACAGCCTGATCGCCCGGGCCGAGGCGATCGGCGCCGGCGCGCTGGTGGTCACCCTGGACACCACGGTGCTGGGCTGGCGGCCACAGGACCTGAACCTGGGCTCGCTGCCGTTCGCCAAGGGCCTCGGCATCGCCCAGTACACCTCCGACCCGGTGTTCCGGGCGATCGCCGGGGAGCGGGCCCGGCAGCCGCGGGAGCGGCCCCGGGTGACGCTCGGCGCGATCCGGGCGCTGCTGGCGATGTCCCGCAACCACCCCGGGTCGTTCTGGGACAACCTGCGGTCGCCGATCCCGCGGGCCAGCGTCGAGACGTTCCTCGACATCTACTCCAACCCCGGCCTGAGCTGGGAGCACCTGGCGACGTTGAAACGGCGGACCAGTCTTCCGGTCGTACTCAAAGGGATCCTGACCGTGGAGGACGCCCGGCGCGCCCTGGCGATCGGGGTGGACGCGCTGGTGGTGTCGAATCACGGCGGGCGGCAGGTGGACAACGCGGTGGCGTCGCTGGACGCGCTGGTGGAGATCCGGTCGGCGCTCGGGCCGGAGCCGACCCTGCTGCTGGACAGCGGCGTCCGCACCGGCGCGGACGTCTTCGTGGCGCTCGCCCTGGGTGCCGACGCGGTGCTGCTGGGCCGCCCGCACCTGTACGGCTTCGCGCTGGCCGGCGCGGACGGCGTGGCCGAGGTGATCCGCAACGTGGTCGCCGAACTCGACCTGACCATGGCGCTGACCGGCGCCCGCGACATCGCCGGCATCACCCGCGAGCTGGTGCGCGGTTAG
- a CDS encoding glycoside hydrolase family 3 C-terminal domain-containing protein, which produces MTAELSTADQAAITSGSDFWQTTAVESAGLPAITVTDGPHGVRMQASGGDLLAGVPATCFPPAVAGAATWDPELLYRMGEALGDECRAMDVAVLLGPGVNLKRSPLGGRNFEYFSEDPMLTGVLATAWVRGLQSRGVGASLKHFAVNSQETDRMRISADVDERTLREMYLRAFQRVVTRAQPWTVMCAYNKINGVYASEHHWLLTEVLRGEWGFEGLVVSDWGAVADRVAAVRAGLDLTMPGPDAAGDRALVDAVEAGVLDAAMLATAARRVREMIGKAGQREPGGYDADAHHELAREIAGRAIVLLKNDGGLLPLRGEGQSIAVLGEFARTPRYQGGGSSQITPTRLDDALSRIQAATSAAVTFAAGYDDPDAAAEVARAADVALVFVGTAHETEGADRESLDLPAEHLTLIERVSAANPRTVVVLSNGAVLLTSPWQDRVPAIVEGWLLGQAGGSALADVLFGQVNPSGRLAETIPVRLADHPSYLDFPGEHGHVRYGEGLHVGYRGFDARDTPVAYPFGFGLSYTTFSYGTPGGSGLEIRVPVTNTGDRDGREVVQVYASLPGSRVRRAPRELRAFANVAIPAGETVEVILRIERDDLAYWDTRLNRWLVEDGAYVFEIGASSRDIRATVTRQVAGDDARVPLTEDSSIGEWFADPRGAQVLGEAFAAAMASAGDSTMAAMAADPGMMLMLASIPIKRMAAFPGSPVTAGTLEKLIQAANE; this is translated from the coding sequence ATGACCGCCGAGCTCTCCACCGCCGACCAGGCGGCGATCACCAGCGGCAGCGACTTCTGGCAGACCACAGCGGTCGAGTCCGCGGGCCTGCCGGCGATCACCGTGACCGACGGCCCGCACGGCGTCCGCATGCAGGCGTCCGGCGGTGACCTGCTGGCCGGCGTCCCGGCCACCTGCTTCCCGCCGGCCGTGGCCGGCGCCGCCACCTGGGATCCGGAGCTGCTGTACCGGATGGGCGAGGCGCTCGGCGACGAGTGCCGGGCGATGGACGTCGCGGTGCTGCTCGGGCCGGGCGTCAACCTCAAGCGCAGCCCGCTCGGCGGCCGCAACTTCGAGTACTTCTCCGAGGACCCGATGCTGACCGGCGTGCTGGCCACCGCGTGGGTGCGCGGACTGCAGAGCCGGGGCGTCGGCGCGTCGCTCAAGCACTTCGCGGTGAACAGCCAGGAGACCGACCGGATGCGGATCAGCGCCGACGTCGACGAGCGCACTCTGCGGGAGATGTACCTGCGGGCCTTCCAGCGGGTGGTGACCCGGGCGCAGCCGTGGACCGTGATGTGCGCCTACAACAAGATCAACGGGGTGTACGCCAGCGAGCACCACTGGCTGCTCACCGAGGTGCTCCGGGGCGAGTGGGGATTCGAGGGCCTGGTCGTCTCCGACTGGGGCGCGGTGGCCGACCGGGTGGCGGCGGTCCGGGCCGGCCTGGACCTGACCATGCCCGGCCCGGACGCGGCCGGCGACCGGGCTCTGGTGGACGCGGTTGAGGCGGGCGTGCTCGACGCCGCGATGCTGGCGACGGCTGCTCGTCGCGTACGGGAAATGATCGGGAAAGCGGGGCAGCGCGAACCCGGCGGCTACGACGCGGACGCGCACCACGAGCTGGCCCGGGAGATCGCCGGACGGGCGATAGTGCTGTTGAAGAACGACGGCGGGTTGCTTCCGCTGCGCGGGGAGGGGCAGAGCATCGCGGTGCTCGGCGAGTTCGCCCGGACGCCGCGGTACCAGGGCGGTGGCAGCTCGCAGATCACCCCGACCCGGCTCGACGACGCGCTCAGCCGGATCCAGGCCGCCACCTCGGCCGCCGTCACGTTCGCGGCCGGCTACGACGACCCGGACGCGGCGGCCGAGGTGGCCCGGGCCGCCGACGTGGCGCTGGTCTTCGTCGGCACCGCGCACGAGACCGAGGGCGCCGACCGGGAGTCGCTGGACCTGCCCGCCGAGCACCTGACCCTGATCGAGCGGGTGTCAGCGGCGAACCCGCGCACCGTCGTGGTGCTCAGCAACGGCGCGGTGCTGCTGACCAGCCCGTGGCAGGACCGGGTGCCGGCCATCGTGGAGGGCTGGCTGCTCGGGCAGGCCGGCGGCAGCGCGCTCGCCGACGTGCTGTTCGGCCAGGTGAACCCGAGCGGGCGGCTGGCCGAGACGATCCCGGTCCGGCTCGCCGACCACCCGTCCTACCTGGACTTCCCGGGTGAGCACGGGCACGTCCGGTACGGCGAGGGCCTGCACGTCGGCTACCGCGGCTTCGACGCGCGGGACACCCCGGTCGCGTACCCGTTCGGCTTCGGGCTGTCCTACACCACGTTCTCCTACGGCACGCCGGGCGGCTCCGGCCTGGAGATCCGGGTACCGGTGACCAACACCGGCGACCGGGACGGGCGCGAGGTGGTGCAGGTCTACGCGAGCCTGCCCGGTTCGCGGGTCCGCCGGGCGCCGCGCGAGCTGAGGGCGTTCGCGAACGTGGCGATCCCGGCCGGCGAGACCGTCGAGGTCATCCTGCGGATCGAGCGGGACGACCTGGCCTACTGGGACACCCGGCTGAACCGGTGGCTGGTCGAGGACGGCGCCTACGTGTTCGAGATCGGCGCCTCCTCCCGGGACATCCGGGCCACCGTCACCCGGCAGGTCGCCGGGGACGACGCCCGGGTGCCGCTGACCGAGGACTCCAGCATCGGCGAGTGGTTCGCCGATCCGCGCGGCGCGCAGGTGCTCGGGGAGGCGTTCGCGGCGGCGATGGCGTCGGCAGGTGACTCGACGATGGCGGCGATGGCGGCCGACCCCGGCATGATGCTGATGCTGGCGAGCATCCCGATCAAGCGGATGGCGGCCTTCCCGGGCAGCCCGGTCACCGCCGGCACCCTGGAGAAGCTGATCCAGGCCGCCAACGAGTAG
- a CDS encoding GlsB/YeaQ/YmgE family stress response membrane protein, whose amino-acid sequence MEINGIFTGIVFGLIIGALGRLVVPGRQSLPIWATLLVGVVAGILGTFLAALFGVDETPGIDWIELGLQVGLAAAGVALVSGAGRRRVG is encoded by the coding sequence ATGGAAATCAACGGCATCTTCACCGGCATCGTCTTCGGCCTGATCATCGGCGCGCTGGGGCGCCTGGTCGTGCCCGGCAGGCAGAGCCTGCCGATTTGGGCGACGCTGCTGGTCGGCGTGGTCGCCGGGATCCTCGGCACGTTCCTCGCGGCGCTGTTCGGCGTCGACGAGACTCCCGGCATCGACTGGATCGAGCTGGGCCTGCAGGTCGGCCTGGCCGCCGCCGGGGTGGCCCTGGTCTCCGGCGCCGGCCGCCGCCGGGTCGGATGA